GCAGTTGGCACGTTTGGGGGCGAAGTGGCAGTGATCGACGTAGTCAGCAACACCGATGGCCGTTACCGGCTACTCATTCGCCCCTCCCGAACGCGCCAAAAAGACCACGCTTGGCCCCAGCAGCTGCGAATTGGGTCAGGCGTATACGGTTGGGTAATTCTGGATTCGGTGCCGGTGTGGTACGAAATCTGGCGGCAGCTCAATGGGTTCCCTCCCAGCCTGCAAGCTGAGCCTAAAAACATTACACCTACTCAGGGACCACCCGACGAAATGGTAAGTTCGTCATGAGGTCTTCTACCTATTCGAACCGAGTAATTGGCTTGCTGGGGGCTTTTTCCAGTTCCTGATTTTGCTCATCATAGCGTGGTCCGCTATGGTTGTGCAAGCTGTGGCTCAGCAGTTGCCGGCCTCACAGCCACTCCCAAGCCAAAGCGCACTACTAGCTGAGCCGCAACTCGTTGATACGGCCCGAGTATTTTCGCTACAGGACCTTGCCGAAATAGTATTTGCGCATCATCCCATTGTAAAACAGGCGGCGCTGCTGAGCGCTAAGGCGCAGGCAGAAGTACTGGAAGCTCGCGGCGGCTTTGATCCGCAGCTGGGCGCAGGCTTCAACCGTAAAGTATTTGGCGGCACCAACTATTATAATAAATGGGCTAACGAGCTCACAGTGCCACTGTGGCCCGGCGGCATCGACCTGACAGCCGGCTACGACCGGTACGTAGGCACGTACGTCAACCCCGAAACGAAGACTCCGGTGGCGGGGCTGGCGGGAGTTGGTTTGTCGGTACCATTAGGACAAGGCTTATTGATTGATGCCCGACGCAGCACTTTGCGGCAGGCACGCATCTTGGTGACGGCCGCCGAGGCCGATCGCGTAAAGAAAATCAACGAAGTGTGGCTCCAAGTGGCCAAAGATTACTGGAGCTGGTATTACGCTTATCAGCAGGCGGCGCTCATTCAAGAAGGCCTGGATTTGGCTGAAACTCGCTTCCTGGCCATTAGCCGCAAAGTAGACCTGGGCGACGAGGCTCCTATTGATTCCGTGGAGGCCCGCATTATTGCTCAAGACCGGCTTGTAGAGGCCGAACGGTTGCAGCTGGAACTGCAAAACGCCCGTCTTGTGCTCTCCAACCATCTCTGGAACCAGAATGCGCAGCCCGTGGAGCTTCCCGACCGCGCTGTGCCCCAGCCCGCTCGCCGAGACGGGGTAAGCGCTCAGGAGTTTAGCCGGCTCACCGATCAGGCGGCAAAGCAGCATCCAACGCTGATCCGTTTGGGGGCCGAAATCCGGCAGCTGGGTATAGAGGAACGCTACCGGCGCGAGTTGCTGAAACCCCGCATCAATGTGAGCGGCACGCTGCTAAGCCAAGGCGACTTTTACCGCACAGAATTGTCCCCCACGTACGATTTTGGCCGCAATAATTATAAGCTGGGAGTAGACTTCGCGTTTCCGCTGTTCCTGCGGCAGCAGCGCGGCCAGCTTCAGCAGGTGCGCTTTCAGGTACAGGAGACGGTGCTGGAACAGCAGCAAAGCCAGCGCACTATTCTCAACCAACTTACGGCTGCCTACAACACGCTTAGGGCCTACGAACGTCAGCTCACGGTTCAGGCGCTCACTATCGCCAATCAGCGCACCCTGCTACAGGCTGAGCTGGAAAAGTACGACCTGGGCGAAAGCACTATCTTCCTCATCAACAGCCGGGAAACGAAGCTAATTGACCTGCGCATCAAGCAGGAAAGTATGCGGGCTAACTACGAAAAATCGTTGGCCGAGCTATATTATTATGCCGGCACCCGCCTGACAGGCCTGGAGTAAGCTGATTATAGTTG
The window above is part of the Hymenobacter radiodurans genome. Proteins encoded here:
- a CDS encoding TolC family protein encodes the protein MVVQAVAQQLPASQPLPSQSALLAEPQLVDTARVFSLQDLAEIVFAHHPIVKQAALLSAKAQAEVLEARGGFDPQLGAGFNRKVFGGTNYYNKWANELTVPLWPGGIDLTAGYDRYVGTYVNPETKTPVAGLAGVGLSVPLGQGLLIDARRSTLRQARILVTAAEADRVKKINEVWLQVAKDYWSWYYAYQQAALIQEGLDLAETRFLAISRKVDLGDEAPIDSVEARIIAQDRLVEAERLQLELQNARLVLSNHLWNQNAQPVELPDRAVPQPARRDGVSAQEFSRLTDQAAKQHPTLIRLGAEIRQLGIEERYRRELLKPRINVSGTLLSQGDFYRTELSPTYDFGRNNYKLGVDFAFPLFLRQQRGQLQQVRFQVQETVLEQQQSQRTILNQLTAAYNTLRAYERQLTVQALTIANQRTLLQAELEKYDLGESTIFLINSRETKLIDLRIKQESMRANYEKSLAELYYYAGTRLTGLE